AACGCCCTTCCCTGGAGGGCGGCAAGGCCGCCCTCCAGGCACCCGGGGAGGAGCCCGCCCCTTTGCCAGCGCCCGGAGGCGGGGGCGTCCGGGAGGCAGCCCAGCCCCGGGAGAACGCCATACAGGCGGCCAGGGACCATCTGGCCCGGAAGGCCTCGGAGGACGAAACCAAGGGGCAGTTCATCAACTCCCTGGTGGAGCTCCTCGACGTGCTGGACGCCCACGACTACCAGCGGGCCGACGTCATCCTCACCGAGCTCATGCAGTCCACCGAGGGCGAGCTGTACTACCAGATAGGGCGGGTCACCCGGAAGCTCCACGACTCCATAAAGGAGTTCCGGGAGATGCTGGACCCCCGCCTGCGCAAGATAGCCGACCATGAGGTTCCCCAGGCGGTGGACAGCCTGGAGCTGGTCATCAGCAAGACCGAAGAGGCGGCAAACCGCACCATGGGCATCGCCGAGAAATACATGGGCGACCTTCCGGAGTTCACCCGGAACGTAAAACGGATACGCTCCCCCAAGGGGGCCGTGCAGTATCTCTCGGATTTCAAGGACTCCCTGCTTCGCGACCTCACGGACATCATGCTGGCCCAGGAGTACCAGGACGTCACCGGGCAGAGCATCAGGCGGGTCATCGAGCTCGTCAACTCCATCGAGACCGAGCTGGTGGGCCTCATTACCACCTTCGGCGTCAAGTCCGAGCGGCAGGAGCAGAAGAGGAAGGTGGCCCAGAACATCTCGCAGGACGACGTAGACGACCTTCTCAGGGAATTCGGGTTCTGATGGTCACGGTCCTGGTGGTCGATGATTCGGCCTTCATGCGCCATGCCCTCTCCGTCATGCTGTCCTCCGACCCCGAAATCACGGTGGCCGGCACCGCCCGCGACGGCGTGGAGGCCATCGCCAAGGTAAAGACCCTCAAGCCGGACATCGTCACCCTGGACGTGGAAATGCCCCGGATGAACGGGCTCCGGGCCCTCCGCTACATCATGGAGGAAAACCCCCTGCCCGTGGTCATGGTCAGCTCCCTGACCACCGAAGGGGCCAGGGTCACCCTTGAGGCCCTGGAGATGGGGGCGGTGGACTTCATCCCGAAGAACCTCTCGGACCTCTCGGTCAACATCCTCAAGATAGAGAAGGTCCTGATAGAGAAGATAAAGTACCTGGCCCGCAGGAAGGTCATCCGCCTCCCCGCGCCGGACAGCAAGCCGGTCGTCGCCATCGAGGACGCCCCCCATCGTCCCGCCCGTTCGAAGCGGGCGGATGTGGTGGCCATCGGGACCT
This sequence is a window from Nitrospirota bacterium. Protein-coding genes within it:
- a CDS encoding protein phosphatase CheZ, which encodes MPQYIGFKLSESEFTVPILRVREIINTPGITALPQAPHYMKGIISLRGRVIPVVDLKELVSLKAGEDGGGAKIIVLADERQTFGVLVDEITSVLNIEESAIEAAEGFVKDNIERVEGVARHGDRLVILLNTENLVDTGALGREMDALEQEDPGAEAPPQGQRPSLEGGKAALQAPGEEPAPLPAPGGGGVREAAQPRENAIQAARDHLARKASEDETKGQFINSLVELLDVLDAHDYQRADVILTELMQSTEGELYYQIGRVTRKLHDSIKEFREMLDPRLRKIADHEVPQAVDSLELVISKTEEAANRTMGIAEKYMGDLPEFTRNVKRIRSPKGAVQYLSDFKDSLLRDLTDIMLAQEYQDVTGQSIRRVIELVNSIETELVGLITTFGVKSERQEQKRKVAQNISQDDVDDLLREFGF